In Longimicrobiales bacterium, a single window of DNA contains:
- a CDS encoding ABC transporter permease has product MNAMNLKLVREAWHLRGQLLSIGLVVAAGVMTVVTLRGTYVSLATSLDMFYRDYRFGDVFAELSRAPVSLADEVAQIPGVASVHTRVREIVNLDVPGLSESAVGLLLSIPPEPEATLNDIHVVSGRYIDPAEPDEVLVSESFATANGLVPGDAVGAVINGRWRRLEIAGIAISPDYIGEIAPGAVFPDDRRFAIMRMNRDALAAATGMEDAFNEISLELAPSGSEAAVIAALDRVLEPHGGLGAYGRDTHPSHQAVMGELDQNRVTGTMIPAIFLGVAAFLLNVVLSRIVGTQREQIAALKAFGYSNIEVGVHYLRFAMLPVLAGALFGTAVGVWLGGALTQLYGGYFRFPRLEYVIDVPLISLAAGISVAAAALGALGAVRAAVRLPPAEAMRPESPTRFRPGPLERLGLGRWLSASAQMILRNVERRPARSMLAALGVAFSVALLVVSMFFFDAITRMLDVQFDQAQREDLALYFADTRPLRVRYDLAQLEGVTHVELFRSVPVRLSSGHLDRSTVLTGLQTDGSLRRIVDQKRELASVPRSGVLLSEALADILHVAVGDTLHVAVLDGRRSQFRIPIAATVDDLFGLNAYVDLATIHSLIGEPEGVSGAFLRADASVMPQLNEQIKRLPVVVSAYAPETVRQTFDEMMDETLMISVTFLVVLSGILAIGIIYNGARIALSERGRELASLRVLGFTRREVAVLLLGEQGAITLLAIPLGWVIGIGFGALVLSLFDMERYRIPMVISNQTYIFSGLIAIASALLAGLAVRRRVYRLDLIGVLKTRE; this is encoded by the coding sequence ATGAACGCAATGAACCTGAAGCTGGTTCGGGAGGCGTGGCATCTGCGCGGGCAGCTGCTGTCGATCGGACTCGTCGTGGCGGCGGGTGTCATGACCGTCGTGACGCTGCGCGGCACATACGTGTCGCTCGCGACGTCGCTCGACATGTTCTATCGGGATTACCGCTTCGGCGATGTCTTCGCCGAGTTGTCGCGGGCCCCCGTATCGCTTGCGGACGAAGTGGCGCAGATCCCGGGTGTCGCGTCCGTGCATACGCGTGTGCGTGAGATCGTCAACCTCGATGTACCGGGTCTGTCGGAGTCCGCCGTCGGCCTGCTGCTCTCCATCCCGCCCGAGCCCGAAGCTACGCTGAATGACATACATGTAGTGAGCGGCCGCTATATCGATCCTGCCGAGCCGGACGAGGTGCTGGTGAGTGAGAGTTTTGCCACCGCGAACGGCCTGGTTCCAGGTGATGCCGTGGGCGCGGTGATCAACGGCCGCTGGCGTCGGCTCGAGATTGCAGGCATCGCGATCTCGCCCGATTACATCGGTGAGATCGCACCGGGAGCCGTTTTCCCCGATGACCGCCGGTTCGCGATCATGCGCATGAACCGCGACGCACTGGCGGCGGCGACCGGCATGGAGGACGCGTTCAACGAAATCTCGCTCGAGCTGGCGCCGTCCGGCAGCGAGGCAGCGGTGATCGCGGCCCTCGACCGGGTGCTCGAGCCGCACGGCGGGCTCGGCGCGTACGGCCGCGATACGCACCCGTCACATCAGGCGGTGATGGGTGAGCTGGATCAGAATCGTGTCACCGGCACGATGATCCCGGCGATCTTCCTCGGTGTGGCGGCGTTTCTGCTCAATGTCGTGCTCAGCCGGATCGTCGGGACGCAGCGCGAACAGATCGCGGCGCTGAAGGCATTCGGTTACAGCAACATCGAAGTTGGTGTCCATTATCTTCGCTTTGCGATGCTGCCGGTGCTGGCGGGCGCGTTGTTCGGCACGGCGGTCGGCGTCTGGCTGGGCGGCGCTCTGACGCAGCTCTACGGCGGGTACTTCCGCTTCCCGCGCCTGGAATACGTGATCGATGTGCCGCTCATCTCGCTCGCGGCCGGCATCAGCGTCGCCGCGGCAGCGCTCGGCGCACTCGGCGCGGTCCGCGCGGCCGTCCGGCTGCCTCCCGCAGAGGCCATGCGGCCGGAATCGCCGACGCGGTTCAGGCCGGGCCCGCTCGAGCGCCTGGGTCTCGGCCGCTGGCTGTCGGCCTCGGCGCAGATGATCCTGCGCAACGTCGAACGCCGGCCGGCCCGCAGCATGCTGGCCGCGCTCGGTGTGGCGTTCTCGGTCGCGCTGCTGGTCGTTAGCATGTTCTTCTTCGATGCCATCACGCGCATGCTCGATGTGCAGTTCGATCAGGCGCAGCGTGAGGATCTGGCACTCTACTTCGCCGACACGCGCCCTTTGCGCGTGCGCTACGACCTCGCCCAGCTCGAAGGGGTCACGCACGTGGAGCTGTTCCGTTCCGTGCCGGTTCGGCTGAGCAGCGGCCACCTGGACCGATCCACCGTGCTCACCGGACTCCAGACGGATGGCTCACTGCGGCGGATCGTGGACCAGAAGCGTGAGCTAGCCTCCGTACCGCGCTCCGGGGTGCTGCTGAGCGAGGCGCTCGCCGATATCCTGCACGTAGCGGTCGGCGATACTCTCCACGTCGCGGTGCTGGACGGGCGGCGGTCGCAGTTCCGGATTCCCATTGCCGCGACGGTCGACGATCTGTTCGGCCTGAACGCGTATGTCGACCTGGCGACCATACACTCGCTGATCGGAGAGCCGGAGGGTGTGTCAGGTGCGTTCCTGCGCGCGGACGCGAGCGTGATGCCGCAGCTGAACGAGCAGATCAAGCGGCTGCCTGTCGTAGTGAGCGCGTACGCGCCGGAGACGGTGCGGCAGACGTTCGACGAGATGATGGATGAGACGCTCATGATCTCAGTGACGTTCCTGGTCGTTCTCTCCGGGATCCTGGCCATCGGCATCATCTACAATGGCGCGCGCATCGCCCTGTCGGAGCGCGGCCGCGAGCTGGCCAGCCTGCGCGTGCTCGGCTTCACGCGCCGGGAGGTCGCCGTGCTGCTGCTCGGCGAGCAGGGCGCCATCACGTTGCTCGCCATCCCGCTCGGCTGGGTGATAGGGATCGGCTTCGGGGCGCTGGTGCTCTCGCTGTTCGACATGGAGCGTTATCGCATTCCGATGGTCATCAGCAATCAGACCTACATCTTCTCCGGACTGATCGCCATCGCGTCGGCCCTGCTCGCAGGTCTGGCCGTGCGCAGGCGCGTCTACCGCCTGGATCTCATCGGTGTGCTGAAGACACGGGAATGA
- a CDS encoding DUF819 family protein, producing the protein MESQAALLSDPMAVFAYLAAVIAFVFWLSGLPRLKTLFEVTPPVIYAYFVPTLSTTLGITPQASPVYDWMGTYLLPFALLMLMITIDLGAIWKLGRTALLMLVAGTFGIVVGGPIVYMIFGGMLPPESWKGLAALSGSWIGGTANLLAIQQSVGTPDSIMGPIIVVDTVVGYGWMGVLLFLSGWQGRFDRRIGARTEAIEETNARLASLDMKRVPVDTRLVLMIVGLGFAGAVASVVAGARMPVLRMFEQPIVSNSTWAVLIVVTGGLLLSFTRISRLEEAGASRIGYAALYMLLASIGAKADLAAVLDAPLFLAAGMLWMLIHIVILLIAARLLRAPLFFFATGSMANVGGAASAPIVAGVYHPAMAPVGLLMAVAGYVLGIYAGLLCATLLSLVAGA; encoded by the coding sequence ATGGAATCGCAGGCGGCGCTGCTCAGCGACCCGATGGCGGTCTTCGCGTACCTCGCGGCCGTCATTGCCTTCGTGTTCTGGCTCAGCGGCCTGCCGCGCCTGAAAACGCTGTTCGAGGTCACACCCCCGGTCATCTACGCATATTTCGTCCCTACCCTGTCCACGACGCTGGGCATCACGCCGCAGGCGTCGCCGGTCTACGACTGGATGGGCACGTACCTGCTGCCGTTCGCGCTGCTCATGCTCATGATCACGATCGATCTGGGCGCCATCTGGAAGCTCGGGCGGACCGCCCTCCTGATGCTCGTCGCCGGGACGTTCGGCATCGTGGTCGGCGGACCCATCGTATACATGATCTTCGGCGGCATGCTGCCACCGGAGTCGTGGAAGGGGCTGGCTGCGCTCTCCGGCAGCTGGATCGGCGGCACGGCGAACCTGCTGGCGATCCAGCAGAGCGTGGGCACGCCGGACTCGATCATGGGCCCGATCATTGTCGTGGATACCGTGGTCGGATACGGCTGGATGGGCGTGCTGCTGTTCCTGAGCGGGTGGCAGGGACGCTTCGACCGCCGGATCGGTGCCCGCACGGAGGCGATCGAAGAGACGAACGCGCGGCTGGCCTCGCTGGATATGAAGCGCGTACCGGTCGACACGCGCCTGGTGCTGATGATCGTCGGGCTCGGCTTCGCGGGCGCCGTGGCGAGTGTCGTCGCCGGTGCACGCATGCCGGTCCTGCGCATGTTCGAACAACCGATCGTCAGTAACTCGACGTGGGCCGTGCTGATCGTCGTCACCGGCGGCCTGCTGCTGTCATTCACGCGCATCAGCCGGCTGGAGGAGGCGGGTGCGTCACGCATCGGCTACGCCGCGCTCTACATGCTCCTCGCGTCGATCGGTGCCAAGGCCGATCTGGCCGCGGTACTCGATGCGCCGCTGTTCCTGGCGGCCGGCATGCTATGGATGCTCATTCATATCGTCATCCTGCTCATCGCCGCGCGGCTCCTGCGCGCGCCGCTGTTCTTCTTCGCGACCGGCAGCATGGCGAACGTGGGCGGTGCCGCATCGGCACCGATCGTCGCAGGCGTCTACCATCCCGCCATGGCGCCGGTCGGCCTGCTCATGGCCGTTGCCGGCTACGTGCTCGGCATCTACGCCGGGCTGCTTTGTGCGACGCTGCTCAGCCTCGTCGCCGGAGCGTAG
- a CDS encoding phage holin family protein, whose product MKFLIRLVLAAAALWATVYLVPGITYNGPLLHLLIVAIVFGLVNALIRPLLVALTCPLIILTLGLFALVLNGLMLWLTSALSGALGIGFHISGFVPAFIGGLVFGIVSAILNIFVSDDD is encoded by the coding sequence ATGAAGTTTCTCATCCGTCTGGTCCTCGCCGCGGCCGCCCTCTGGGCCACCGTCTACCTCGTGCCGGGGATCACGTACAACGGGCCACTGCTCCACCTGCTCATCGTCGCGATCGTCTTCGGCCTCGTCAACGCCCTCATCCGGCCGCTCCTCGTCGCGCTCACCTGTCCGCTGATCATACTGACGCTCGGCCTCTTCGCCCTGGTGCTCAACGGCCTGATGCTGTGGCTCACGAGCGCACTGTCGGGCGCGCTCGGCATCGGATTCCACATCAGCGGCTTCGTCCCCGCTTTCATCGGCGGCCTCGTGTTCGGCATCGTCAGCGCGATACTGAACATCTTCGTGAGCGACGACGACTGA
- a CDS encoding putative metal-dependent hydrolase: MSKDLSYPIGRFKPTAVPEPADRRDWLRTIEEAPARLREAVAGLSDAQLDTPYRDGGWTVRQVVHHVPDSHVNAYVRTCLALTETEPTIRPYDEKAWANLTFPRLGPIDVSLDLLAALHARWLGVLRGMSEADYARRLIHPDSGLMTMAVLIEMYSWHGRHHVAHITALREREGW, encoded by the coding sequence ATGAGCAAAGACCTGAGCTACCCCATAGGCCGATTCAAGCCGACTGCCGTGCCGGAGCCTGCGGACCGGCGCGACTGGCTGAGGACGATCGAGGAGGCTCCGGCCCGGCTGCGTGAGGCGGTGGCAGGTCTGAGCGATGCGCAGCTGGACACGCCGTATCGCGACGGCGGCTGGACGGTGCGGCAGGTGGTGCATCACGTCCCCGACAGCCACGTGAATGCGTATGTACGGACGTGCCTGGCGCTGACTGAGACGGAGCCGACGATCCGGCCATATGATGAGAAGGCGTGGGCGAACCTGACGTTTCCGCGGCTCGGCCCGATCGATGTGTCGCTCGATCTGCTGGCTGCACTGCACGCGCGCTGGCTGGGCGTGCTGCGTGGCATGAGTGAGGCGGACTATGCGCGGCGGCTCATACACCCGGATAGCGGCTTGATGACGATGGCCGTGCTCATCGAGATGTACTCGTGGCACGGCCGTCATCACGTCGCGCACATCACGGCACTGCGCGAGCGG
- a CDS encoding ABC transporter ATP-binding protein, translating to MSATAARVPGSADAGQETVFRARGITKVYVMGEVEVHALRSVDLDLHAGEFMVLLGASGSGKSTLLNILGGLDVPTSGTVWFRDHDLGAADDAELTRYRREHVGFVFQFYNLIPSLTARENVALVTEIAGDPMRPEDALDLVGLSDRMDHFPAQLSGGEQQRVAIARAVAKRPDVMLCDEPTGALDSETGRIVLRVLEQVNRELGTTTAVITHNAPIASMADRVIRIADGRIVDVHVNETKLSPDVIEW from the coding sequence GTGAGCGCGACCGCGGCGCGGGTCCCGGGTTCGGCTGACGCCGGGCAGGAGACGGTATTCCGTGCTCGCGGCATCACGAAGGTCTATGTGATGGGCGAGGTCGAGGTGCACGCGCTGCGGTCCGTTGACCTCGACCTCCATGCCGGCGAGTTCATGGTCCTGCTCGGCGCGTCGGGCAGCGGGAAATCGACACTGCTGAACATTCTCGGCGGCCTGGACGTTCCGACCTCAGGCACCGTCTGGTTCCGGGACCACGATCTCGGGGCGGCGGATGACGCCGAGCTCACGCGTTACCGGCGCGAGCACGTCGGGTTCGTGTTCCAGTTCTACAACCTGATTCCGAGTCTGACGGCGCGGGAGAACGTGGCGCTCGTTACGGAGATCGCCGGCGATCCGATGCGGCCGGAGGACGCGCTCGACCTGGTAGGCCTGTCCGACCGCATGGATCACTTCCCGGCGCAGCTGTCCGGCGGCGAGCAGCAGCGCGTTGCGATTGCGCGCGCGGTCGCGAAGCGGCCGGACGTCATGCTGTGTGACGAGCCGACGGGCGCACTGGACTCGGAAACCGGGCGGATCGTGCTGCGGGTGCTCGAGCAGGTGAACCGCGAGCTGGGCACGACGACCGCGGTGATCACGCACAACGCGCCGATCGCGAGCATGGCGGATCGCGTGATACGAATTGCGGACGGCCGGATCGTGGACGTGCACGTGAACGAGACGAAGCTGTCGCCGGACGTGATCGAGTGGTGA
- a CDS encoding TonB-dependent receptor, with translation MSRRGPIIQLASVLGFLLCTGQLAAQQSYTITGRVVAAGSGTAIQGAQVSLRGTSGGGLTNNTGLYSFQVNTAPGQYNVEVAFIGRETVTQAVELGTETTVRVPDIELRERALELDAVIVTGTAAPTARRALGNAVSTVSSRELAATPATTIDQALQGRVSGAVITANTGTPGGGVSVRLRGTSSITGGAEPLYIIDGVIIDNNSDQQLNLGYRSNSSNRLADLDPNDIERIEILKGAAAAALYGSRANNGVVQIFTRRGRTGDPEITVSSRFGRSDLEKRIDFALTPVDIDGNTVQRFDPQDVIFRDGSQMEHHVSLSGGGGDTRYYLSGGFTDEEGIMIGAGHEKLNVRMNVDQGLGNFQLSAGANYIRSNTDLVINGEQGEGGLLTGVIFTSTTTDLTARNPETGELLNTAFVFANPLEVVDLWDIGQSVNRFIGSLQGRWAPINTVNFEYRLGYDNYQMETSQFIPRGTGTAPIGRAVSLNRFSTLLNNDLLGSVQWGAGDNIALTTSGGMNHTYLWAQNLNATATDLGPVTELVRGANMTATQGRVETATLGFFGQQQIAFADRIFLTGALRMDASSTFGADERWQMYPKVSGSWVLSEEPFMEGVRGDWLTQLRLRGALGYAGNQPPLGSAYSRFSRYGTTINVDRIGLVPLGQSGNPELKPERQREYELGFDLSTFNDRAALAFTYYNQYTKDLLLSRPFAPSTGVGSVLDNVGELSNKGVELQLNTVNVDRGPFRWTSTLIYSRNKNVLEKLEGDPFTVGYTNRVQEGHPIGAHYMRGFQRDESGAIMYDVDGLPINTGAANPVFVGNPWPEWTGSLANEFGFGPNWSASFLLDGQFGHDLWNRTRNIQDIFNAGPLYDQLLRGEITAAERTRLQGIWEYYIEDASFVKLRQLALRYSTSASWLSSIGASAMQLEILGRNLVTWTDYTGYDPEVNMFGLNTVERGVDFAVYPNARTYTIGVRLTY, from the coding sequence ATGTCCCGACGAGGACCCATCATCCAGCTCGCAAGCGTGCTGGGCTTCCTGCTGTGTACCGGGCAACTGGCTGCACAGCAATCGTATACGATCACCGGCCGCGTCGTTGCCGCCGGCTCGGGCACCGCCATTCAGGGCGCACAAGTATCCCTGCGCGGTACGAGCGGCGGTGGACTCACCAACAATACCGGTCTCTACTCGTTCCAGGTGAATACGGCGCCCGGCCAGTACAATGTCGAGGTGGCGTTTATCGGCCGTGAGACCGTCACGCAGGCGGTCGAGCTCGGCACCGAGACGACGGTGCGTGTCCCGGACATCGAGCTGCGCGAGCGCGCACTCGAGCTGGACGCGGTGATCGTGACCGGTACCGCGGCGCCGACGGCGCGCCGCGCGCTCGGTAACGCGGTCTCGACAGTCAGCTCGCGCGAGCTGGCGGCCACGCCGGCGACAACGATCGATCAGGCGCTGCAGGGGCGCGTGTCGGGCGCCGTCATCACGGCCAACACCGGGACGCCGGGCGGTGGTGTCTCCGTTCGCCTGCGCGGCACGAGCTCGATCACCGGCGGTGCCGAGCCGCTGTACATCATCGACGGCGTGATCATCGATAACAACTCCGATCAGCAGCTGAACCTCGGATATCGGTCCAACTCGTCCAATCGCCTGGCCGATCTCGATCCGAACGACATCGAGCGGATCGAGATCCTGAAGGGTGCTGCCGCCGCGGCGCTCTACGGCTCGCGTGCCAATAACGGTGTCGTGCAGATCTTCACGCGCCGGGGTCGCACGGGTGATCCGGAGATCACGGTGTCATCGCGGTTCGGACGCTCGGACCTGGAGAAGCGCATCGACTTCGCGCTGACGCCCGTCGACATCGACGGCAATACCGTCCAGCGGTTCGATCCCCAGGACGTCATCTTCCGTGACGGGTCACAGATGGAGCATCACGTCTCGCTCTCGGGCGGCGGAGGTGATACCCGCTACTACCTGTCCGGCGGGTTCACAGACGAAGAAGGCATCATGATCGGCGCCGGCCACGAGAAGCTGAACGTGCGCATGAACGTCGACCAGGGCCTGGGTAACTTCCAGCTGTCGGCGGGTGCTAACTACATCCGCAGCAACACGGACCTGGTCATCAACGGCGAGCAGGGTGAAGGTGGACTGCTTACCGGCGTCATTTTCACGTCCACCACGACCGATCTGACGGCAAGGAACCCGGAGACGGGTGAGCTGCTGAACACGGCGTTCGTATTTGCGAACCCGCTCGAGGTTGTGGATCTCTGGGACATCGGCCAGAGCGTGAACCGCTTCATCGGCTCCCTCCAGGGACGGTGGGCACCGATCAACACTGTCAACTTCGAGTACCGTCTCGGATACGACAATTACCAGATGGAGACGTCGCAATTCATCCCACGCGGTACGGGCACGGCTCCGATCGGTCGCGCCGTATCGCTCAATCGCTTCAGCACACTTCTCAACAATGATCTGCTCGGCAGTGTGCAGTGGGGCGCCGGCGATAACATCGCCCTGACCACGTCCGGCGGCATGAACCACACGTACCTGTGGGCGCAGAACCTGAACGCGACGGCGACCGACCTCGGGCCGGTGACCGAGCTGGTGCGCGGCGCCAACATGACGGCCACGCAGGGTCGTGTCGAAACGGCCACACTCGGCTTCTTCGGTCAGCAGCAGATCGCGTTCGCGGATCGCATCTTCCTGACCGGCGCGCTGCGCATGGACGCGTCGTCCACATTCGGTGCGGACGAACGCTGGCAGATGTACCCGAAGGTCAGCGGCTCGTGGGTCCTGTCCGAGGAGCCGTTCATGGAGGGTGTACGCGGAGACTGGCTGACGCAGCTGCGTCTGCGCGGCGCGCTCGGCTACGCCGGTAATCAGCCACCGCTCGGAAGCGCCTACTCGCGGTTCTCGCGGTACGGCACAACGATCAACGTGGACCGTATCGGGCTGGTGCCTCTCGGTCAGTCCGGCAATCCGGAGCTCAAGCCCGAGCGTCAGCGGGAATACGAGCTCGGCTTCGATCTGTCCACATTCAATGATCGCGCAGCCCTGGCGTTCACGTATTACAACCAGTACACGAAGGACCTGCTGCTGTCGCGGCCGTTCGCACCGAGCACCGGTGTCGGTTCCGTACTCGACAACGTCGGTGAGCTGAGCAACAAGGGCGTCGAGCTGCAGCTCAACACGGTCAACGTCGACCGCGGACCATTCCGGTGGACGTCCACCCTCATCTATTCGCGCAACAAGAACGTATTGGAGAAGCTCGAGGGGGACCCGTTCACCGTCGGATACACCAACCGTGTCCAGGAAGGGCACCCGATCGGCGCCCATTACATGCGCGGGTTCCAGCGTGATGAGAGCGGCGCGATCATGTATGACGTGGACGGCCTGCCGATCAATACGGGTGCGGCAAACCCTGTGTTCGTCGGCAACCCGTGGCCGGAATGGACGGGCTCGCTGGCCAACGAATTCGGGTTCGGCCCCAACTGGTCGGCTTCATTCCTGCTCGATGGCCAGTTCGGTCATGATCTGTGGAATCGCACACGCAACATTCAGGATATCTTCAACGCCGGCCCCCTCTACGACCAGCTGCTGCGCGGCGAGATCACCGCAGCAGAGCGCACGCGCCTGCAGGGCATCTGGGAATACTACATCGAGGATGCCAGCTTCGTGAAGCTGCGTCAGCTCGCGCTGCGCTATTCGACGAGTGCGTCCTGGCTGAGCAGCATTGGGGCGAGTGCCATGCAGCTCGAGATCCTCGGTCGCAACCTCGTGACCTGGACCGACTACACCGGCTACGACCCGGAAGTCAACATGTTCGGCCTGAACACCGTAGAGCGCGGCGTGGACTTCGCCGTTTACCCGAACGCGCGCACGTATACGATCGGCGTGCGGCTCACATACTGA
- a CDS encoding RagB/SusD family nutrient uptake outer membrane protein, which yields MMIRRMKICAVAMLVLGTAACDLDLQDPNIPTEEEVISSPTTLAQVVVGLQAEYAGQLADPITTTAMVTNELGAGAATFESYRIVDTGSAPATNDFGFATGTWSGQYRVVRIADVVIANAGNVGFGPGTVSGIGAMGRLFKAMAFGNLIQVYEQVPLDVSPTNRAPEFADRAAVLAEILTLLEEAEAMLVATPASAEFTNDIVADGFDLLNTIRAMLARYNLIAGNLDAADAAAASVDPTVFSEFQFSATDANPIWNLAVNGGNSTSMRPKDVWRVEAEAGDQRVDYWVEELDTMGFAAPLDDFNRYSAQSHSIPAYLPDEMTLIRAEVAARQNRLTDALNYVNAVRTECSSPLPEPVACLPALTLADVPTQAAMLDEILRQRRYELYLQNLRWSDLRRFGEPVKYQWMPVSISECDRNTNTPAALCAEEPADPSVVN from the coding sequence ATGATGATCAGACGCATGAAGATCTGCGCGGTCGCAATGCTGGTGCTCGGCACCGCCGCGTGTGATCTCGATCTGCAGGATCCGAACATCCCGACGGAGGAGGAAGTGATCAGTTCCCCGACCACGCTGGCCCAGGTGGTGGTGGGACTGCAGGCCGAGTACGCGGGTCAGCTCGCAGACCCGATCACGACCACGGCCATGGTCACGAACGAGCTGGGCGCCGGCGCGGCCACGTTCGAGAGCTATCGCATCGTCGACACCGGCAGCGCACCCGCAACGAACGACTTCGGCTTCGCCACGGGCACGTGGTCCGGCCAGTATCGCGTCGTTCGCATCGCGGATGTCGTGATCGCCAACGCCGGCAACGTCGGCTTCGGACCCGGCACCGTGAGCGGCATCGGCGCCATGGGCAGACTCTTCAAGGCCATGGCATTCGGCAATCTCATCCAGGTGTACGAGCAGGTTCCGCTGGATGTGAGCCCCACCAATCGCGCACCCGAGTTTGCCGACCGGGCGGCCGTCCTCGCGGAGATCCTAACGCTGCTGGAAGAAGCCGAAGCCATGCTTGTCGCTACGCCCGCTTCCGCAGAATTCACCAACGATATCGTTGCGGATGGCTTCGACCTGCTGAATACGATTCGTGCCATGCTGGCCCGCTACAACCTGATTGCGGGCAATCTCGACGCTGCAGATGCGGCAGCCGCCAGTGTGGATCCGACGGTGTTCTCGGAATTCCAGTTCTCCGCCACCGACGCCAATCCGATCTGGAACCTGGCCGTCAACGGCGGCAACTCGACGTCCATGCGTCCGAAGGATGTCTGGCGCGTGGAGGCCGAGGCCGGTGATCAGCGCGTCGATTACTGGGTGGAGGAACTGGACACCATGGGCTTCGCCGCTCCGCTCGACGACTTCAACCGCTACAGCGCGCAGTCTCACAGCATTCCGGCGTACCTGCCGGACGAGATGACGCTGATCCGAGCGGAAGTCGCAGCCCGGCAGAACAGGCTGACGGACGCACTCAACTACGTGAACGCCGTGCGCACGGAGTGCTCCTCACCGCTGCCCGAGCCGGTGGCATGTCTGCCGGCGCTCACGCTCGCCGACGTGCCGACGCAGGCCGCAATGCTCGATGAAATCCTGCGCCAGCGGCGTTACGAGCTCTACCTGCAGAATCTGCGGTGGTCGGACCTGCGTCGCTTCGGCGAGCCGGTCAAGTACCAGTGGATGCCGGTCTCGATCTCCGAGTGCGATCGGAACACGAATACACCCGCAGCTCTCTGTGCGGAGGAACCCGCCGATCCATCGGTGGTGAACTAG
- a CDS encoding HlyD family efflux transporter periplasmic adaptor subunit, with translation MTDKRKRLVWTRKRKRLAWGAAALTVIVLIVLSMRPDPELVQAGTVTRGPLETTVDAEGMTRVRDRYQVAAPVTGRLERVPLDIGDVVTPGMVLARIMPVPLDAQGEAGAQAQLTAALAGLRQAETRLGIAGDALRQEERSTARLRTIAAQGAISREEMERAELNLASVRSTYEAAEAQRVAAAADVSAARAALYGTPAGRTPAVTEVVRSPAGGRVLQVHEENERVVPAGTPLLSIGDAVGLEVAVDVLSTDAVRIEPGAPMRLHDWGGGAPIAATVRLVEPQGFTKISTLGVEEQRVYVIGDMVDPPAALGDRYRVQARIVTWSSSNVLKVLSSALFRSGAEWSVFVIDGGRARVRTVQVGHRGTAETEIVSGLEEGEQVILFPSDRIAPGSRVKIVEADD, from the coding sequence ATGACCGATAAACGCAAACGACTGGTCTGGACCAGAAAGCGGAAGCGGCTCGCATGGGGCGCGGCGGCCCTGACCGTCATCGTACTGATCGTGCTCTCAATGCGGCCGGATCCGGAGCTGGTGCAGGCCGGGACGGTAACGCGTGGACCGCTGGAGACGACGGTCGATGCCGAGGGCATGACGCGCGTGCGCGACCGCTACCAGGTGGCCGCACCGGTGACCGGTCGGCTCGAGCGGGTGCCACTGGATATCGGGGACGTCGTGACGCCGGGAATGGTACTCGCGCGCATCATGCCGGTGCCACTCGATGCGCAGGGCGAGGCGGGGGCGCAGGCGCAGCTGACGGCAGCGCTCGCCGGCCTGCGGCAGGCGGAGACCCGGCTCGGCATCGCGGGAGACGCATTGCGTCAGGAGGAACGCAGCACGGCGCGCCTGCGAACCATCGCGGCACAGGGTGCCATCAGTCGTGAGGAAATGGAGCGCGCGGAGCTCAACCTGGCGTCGGTGCGCAGCACGTACGAGGCAGCGGAGGCGCAGCGCGTCGCAGCAGCGGCGGATGTCAGCGCCGCGCGCGCCGCGCTGTACGGCACGCCGGCCGGACGCACGCCGGCCGTCACGGAAGTGGTGCGCTCGCCCGCGGGCGGGCGCGTGCTTCAGGTGCACGAGGAAAATGAGCGGGTGGTGCCAGCGGGGACGCCGCTGCTCAGTATCGGCGATGCGGTTGGCCTCGAGGTCGCCGTCGACGTGCTGTCGACTGATGCCGTACGCATCGAGCCGGGCGCTCCGATGCGGCTGCATGACTGGGGAGGTGGGGCCCCGATCGCAGCGACCGTGCGGCTGGTGGAGCCGCAGGGCTTCACGAAGATCTCGACCCTCGGTGTGGAAGAGCAGCGCGTATATGTGATCGGCGACATGGTCGATCCGCCGGCCGCGCTCGGGGACCGTTACCGCGTGCAGGCCAGGATCGTCACATGGAGCAGTTCCAATGTTCTCAAGGTGCTCTCCAGTGCACTGTTCAGGAGCGGAGCCGAGTGGAGCGTGTTCGTGATCGATGGCGGCCGCGCGCGCGTGCGGACTGTGCAGGTCGGCCATCGCGGCACGGCGGAGACGGAGATCGTCAGCGGCCTGGAGGAAGGGGAGCAGGTGATCCTGTTCCCGTCCGACCGGATCGCGCCGGGATCGCGCGTGAAGATCGTCGAGGCCGATGACTGA